The stretch of DNA AGGCTAAGCAATGCTGTGAGCAGAGATGGAGACTGGTGTGCTGTTTTCCGGGAAAGCGGGCAGCTAGGTGGACAGCAGCAGTCAAGAGGTGTGGTGGCCTCACCCATGGAATCACTGCAGCAGATACCTGCCCTTGGGGGCCTACCTGGGGTATAGATGCCTATCGGGTCCGTAGGAGGTGTCTTCTGGCCCTGCGTCCGCGGGGTAGGGGGGCGCGAGATGTCCACCCACGAGTGCCGGCCAGCCTGCTCCAGAACCTTGTCCAGCGGTTGGTTCATGAGTTCCACGGCTTGGAGTCTTTCCTGGCAGTAGAAGCCCAGAGAGTCTCTACAGGCAGCGAGAGCCTGGGAGCCGGGGAATGGAAAGACGGCATTGTTAGCCAGGAGGGTGATGGAGAGGCTAAGGGtttcgttttttaaaaaattttaatttatttgagagagagagagacacaaacagacagacagacagacatatatagaaaaaatgggcactccagggcctccagccactgcaaaggaactgcagatgagtgcacctccttgtgggtcctgggggatcgaacctgggtcctttggctttgcgggcaagtgccttaacggctaagccatctccccagcccgtgagtgtttttttgtttgtttgtttttgtttttttgtctctaaactaacttcaatttttttttctttttttgtgcttgTACATTATTGTTCTACCATGCCCTAACACCTCCACAGACGACTTCCTCTattcccctttctcttttcttccttcctttctttcttccttccttccttccttccttccttccttccttccttccttccttccttccttccttcctttctttctttctttctttctttctttctttctttctcaaggtaaattttactctagctcaggctgacctggacttcactctgtcgtcacagggtcgccttgaactcatggcaatccttctacctctgcctccagagtgttgggattaatttaaaggtgtgtgccaccatgcctggctttgtctctttcttcatgtttgtaaaggttttttaaaattttctttctgttttatttatttatttgagaaggacagacagagagagaatgaggccgatagagagagagagagaatgggcgcgccagggcctccagccactgcaaacgaactcgacacgtgcgcccccttgtgtatctggctaacgtgggtcctggggaatcgagcttcgaaccggggtccttaggcttcacaggcaagcgcttaaccgctaagccatctctccagccctgtaaaggtttttttttttaaattaattaattaattaattaattttttatggaAGGGGTGTTCTTGAGATGGTCTCTCTAAGTAGGCTGGCCTACAGTCCACCATGTCCTTGCCCCACCTGCAGAGTACTAAAATTACAGACGTGGGTCATTTGTGCACAGTGGGAAGATTTCTCAAACTGAACTCATTTCTACAGTGTTCCAGAGAAATATTTCCTTTCATGGGGACCTCTTTCAAAACTGACACATGggccggggaaatggcttagcagttaaggtgtttgcctgcgaagcctaaggacccaggtttgattccccaggacccacgttagccagatacacaagggggtgcacacgtctggagttcgtttgcagcggctacagtccctggcgtgcccattctctctttgtctctatctgcctcttcctctctctctctctctcaaataaaataagataaaataaaataaaaaagacatattCCTGGGTGTGGCGTCACCTCTAGTCTCTTGTTTACACAAAACACACAGTGCTCACCTCAAGGGGAATAAGAGAGAATTTATTCTTGAGCCAAATCTGGGTGACCATAGTCTGGCAACCCAGATTTAGGTTGCCCCAAAATTTCATAAAGTTTTTAATAGTCACCAAAGAAACTAAGGTCATAGACGCAGGAAGTTTTTAAGAACGTTGTTGGAGACATCAGGCTGTGTATTACAGCTCAGCAGGGTGATGTCTGGTGAGGTTTCAGACGTTGTCAGCCTTTGGGTAGGTGGAAACTGGTGGTGGTCTGTGGGAACATTCCTAAAAGGTTTCATCTGATCCCCAAAAGTCAGGGATGTTAGGTCAGAATATGGGAGGTGGGTGTTAAGAGTCTCAGAGCTCTCGATCCATGCCCTCTTCCTCCTGGCCATGCTACCTCTGGGACTGTGTCCTGGTTTGGAATTTCAGTTACCCCTGGGTGAAGAGGAGGGAAGGCTACCTGCCCCCTGTGCACCACCCAGGCCCCCCCCCCTTGCACAAcaattctccttctctccatAAGACCCTCTTTTTTCATGCTAGAGAGTGAggatgagagtgaaagagagagagagagagagagggagagaaagagagacagagggagtttgtgcatcagggcctcagatgctgcagttgaactctagatgtgtgcgccccttgtgcgcatgtgagaccttgtgtcgctttgtgtgtctggcttctgtgggacttgggagagtcaaacatgagtccttaggctttgcaggcaagtgccttaactgctaaaccatatctctagcccagttGAAACTTctaaaccatgagctaaaataaatctcctCACACATTGTCTGTCACGGTtcatttgtcacagtgatggaagaCCAACCcaagaaaagaatgaaacagaTGCGGGTGTGGTGACAAAGGCCTGTTAActccagcatttagaaggctgaaGAACTATGTtgatgagtttaaggtcatccagGGCTATAAAGTGCCTGGAAGCCCAGCCTGAACCATAGTGGGACCCTATCAATACAACCATGACGGCAACTATTACAAAAACACAAGCAGAAAGGAAGGTCTAAGTGAAGTCTCACAGTGGGAGAGTGTGCCTTCTCAGGACACCCAGTGAGATCACGGGGAAGTGTCAGTTCCAAATGAGAGTTTCTGATCTTAAGTTACCCAGTTCAGGCGGCCATGACtccctctccagctctctgtAACTTCACCCCAGGGGCTCCTAACCTTGAGCAAAGCCTCTGATTTCTCCATGTCTTCCTCCATTTTTCTCTTCATGGCCTTCAGTTCATCTTTCTCCCAGGTAAGCATGCTGTCAGCTTTGTCTGGGATCTAGAAAACAAagggagagaggctggagagatagcttagtggttaaggtacctgcctgcaaagccaaaggacccaggttcgattccctaggacccacttacgctagatgcgcaaggtggtgtttgcagtggtgggagaccctggaagtgcccactctttctatcagcctctgtctatctatccctcaagtaaataaaaataaaaatatattaagaaaaaaagaaaacaaagggagaaCAGCTCTTTCAGGATAGGGATagagggagattttttttcttcgagATTGAGAGGTTTGCTAACTTCATGAACTCTGAACTTGGAGCACGCAAGTGGGGAAAAATCTCCCATTTTTGGGGTGTCACTGTCTGAAAAGCCTTGATCTTCTGGGGACttgcatttttttggggggagggatccTTGCCTTATGGGTCTGGGGTCTTctccctgtttttttcttctccctttaaTAGCAAGAAGCCTAGGGAACTGAGATGGAGGGAAATTGGGGATCCTCCCTCAGTCATGGTCTTATTGATCCCTTCTGCCTGGCTGGGGATGGAGGGCGTCTGCTGTTTTAATCATGAGTATTTTCCCTTTTGGggggtcttattttattttatttttattgttttgcgaggtagggtctcactctagcccaggctgacctggaattcatatgtagtctcagggtggcctcaaactcacagcgagcctcctgcctctgcctcctgagtgctgggattaaaggcgtgcgtcaccacacctggctgggggTCTTATTTTTTATCACCTAGGTTTAGAGGTAGGCATCTCATCCCTGTGTGGAAgaccttatctctctccatactGGGTGTTTTCTCAGTTTGCGGGGAAGCCTTTGCCAGGGCTAGGCCAAGGGTGTCTCTCAATTTTCCCTGGCCTGGGATTTAACGCAGGTTTAGAGGCTGGGAGTCACAGAGTGGGCAGGGGAAATGGGAATtgaggcggcgggggggggggggatgtggtgGGTGGTCACACTGTaaggaaaatgtaagagaaaagcaaaagagaacactggacttgatctctacagacagaacgtttattagagaaaacagcgaggggcctcagctttcccgcgggatgaaggctgaagcactgggccaggctggggtgcaagtttacgaggaggatcctaagaaaaacagactggaccaggtgcagcAGATGAGGAGCTTGTAGCTGTGTGTGTCCTTGTTCATAATGGgctcttcagccaggaatgtctaagggaggatccTCAGACggtccctggtccttcaaggccatctagacTAAGGGGAGCgcatcaatcagggaaggtgtCAAACGTAACGAGACCCAATATCTCTGTTGCTTCTTTATTGCCAGTGAACTTTGAGGAATAgtcattaactctttagttccctttagttttcaggaaaggctattaacccttcacacATCCATTCGGATGGGTTTCAGATGTTTGGGGGCTTAAGGACTTGGGCACCCTATTCCTGTTGGGGATTGACTGCTGTGcatggggaggggcagggggtgGTAggatttttctttatctttttaccccccacctcccaccccaggCTGGGCTAGGCTGCTTGGCACGCGGCACTACTCCCACCTTCTCACACTTGGGCCGGTAGCCCCGCAGTTTGACGCTCTGCCGGTTGACCAGCAGGCCCTTGCGCACCTGGGCCAGCCTGCGGTCGGTGGCCTGGCGCTGGCGCAGCAGCAGGCGGAGCTGCGCGTTGATCTGGCTCTGCGCGCGGCCGAGGCGCGCGGCCGTGAGGCGCGCCCCGCGGGCGTGCGCGTACACCAGCTCGGCCGTGCGCTGCGCGCGCGCGTCGCGGTGCAGGGGCAGCGGCAGGCGCGCGTGCCACGCGGGCGGCTTCATCTTGCTGCGCCAGAGCGTGACGCCCTCGCCGGGCGGCGGCTTCTCCACCGTGCCGCCGCTCCGGAGCATCTCCACGCGGAAGCGCCACGGCTGCACGTAGGCGGCGCGGCCCAGGTGCGGGGCCAGGTGGGGGTCCAGCGTGCTGTCCTTGGGCTGCCACATGGTCACCGCCTCGCGCCCGCAGCGCTCGGTCAGCTGGTGCGCGCGGCGGGAGGCCGCCTGCGCCGCCTCGCGCCAGGCCGCCGCGCCCACGCGCGTGGCCGGGGGGCGCTCCGCTTGGGACAGCATCACGGGCATGCTCCGAGAGCGGGGTGACGGGGGTGGCACGCGGCCACCTCACCCGGCTCCCCTAAACGCACACCACGCACGCTGCGCGCGGCTGAACAGGGAGGGAACTGGGGACCACTCCTGTCGCCGTGGCGACCGGATCAACAACGCAGGGGGTTCcagggatgggggaggggtgtgACGGCGGAGTCAGCGCAGACACGGGGTGACGGCGGAGTCACGGCTCTCCAGCGCGGACACCGTGTGACGGCGGAGTCACGGCTCTCCAGCGCACACGGGGTGTGACGGCGGAGTCACGGCTCTCCAGCGCGGACACCGTGTGACGGCGGAGTCACGGCTCTCCAGCGCGGACACGGGGTGACGGCGGAGTCACGGCTCTCCAGCGCGGACACGGGGTGACGGCGGAGTCACGGCTCTCCAGCGCGGACGGGGTGTGACGGCGGAGTCACGGCTCTCCAGCGCGGACACGGTGTGACGGCGGAGTCACGGCTCTCCAGCGCGGACACCGTGTGACGGCGGAGTCACGGCTCTCCAGCGCACACGGGGTGTGACGGCGGAGTCACGACTCTCCAGCGCGGACACCGTGTGACGGCGGAGTCACGGCTCTCCAGCGCGGACACGGTGTGACGGCGGAGTCACGGCTCTCCAGCGCACACGGGGTGTGACTGCGGAGTCACGGCTCTCCAGCGCACACGGGGTGTGACGGCGGAGTCACGGCTCTCCAGCGCGGACACCGTGTGACGGCGGAGTCACGGCTCTCCAGCGCGGACACCGTGTGACGGCGGAGTCACGGCTCTCCAGCGCGGACACGGTGTGACGGCGGAGTCACGGCTCTCCAGCGCGGACACCGTGTGACGGCGGAGTCACGGCTCTCCAGCGCGGACACCGTGTGACGGCGGAGTCACGGCTCTCCAGCGCGGACACGGTGTGACGGCGGAGTCACGGCTCTCCAGCGCGGACACGGTGTGACGGCGGAGTCACGGCTCTCCAGCGCGGACACGGTGTGACGGCGGAGTCACGGCTCTCCAGCGCGGACACGGTGTGACGGCGGAGTCACGGCTCTCCAGCGCGGACACGGTGTGACGGCGGAGTCACGGCTCTCCAGCGCGGACACCGTGTGACGGCGGAGTCACGGCTCTCCAGCGCGGACACCGTGTGACGGCGGAATCACGGCTCTCCAGCGCGGACACCGTGTGACGGCGGAGTCACGGCTCTCCAGCGCGGACCCGGTGTGACGGCGGAGTCACGGCTCTCCAGCGCGGACACGGTGTGACGGCGGAGTCACGGCTCTCCAGCGCGGACACCGTGTGACGGCGGAATCACGGCTCTCCAGCGCGGACACCGTGTGACGGCGGAGTCACGGCTCTCCAGCGCGGACCCGGTGTGACGGCGGAGTCACGGCTCTCCAGCGCGGACCCGGTGTGACGGCGGAGTCACGGCTCTCCAGCGCGGACACCGTGTGACGGCGGAGTCACGGCTCTCCAGCGCGGACACCGTGTGACGGCGGAGTCACGGCTCTCCAGCGCGGACACGGTGTGACGGCGGAATCACGGTCCTCTCCAGCGCGGACGGGGTGCGATGGTGGAGTCACGGCTCTCCAGCCAGCCATGTGGAGAGCTCTTCTTTGGTATATAATTCAAATCCCCCATGAAAACTTATCTTTATCTATCCCTAATCCCCACCCATTCTATCGAtggcttttctttcatttcttgttttggaaaaaaaagaaaaagagaaagagagattgagagagagagggaaagaaagacagaaagaaaagaacgaaagaaagaaggaaggaaggaaagaaatgaaagaaatctaTTCTAAATTGTAAATGCCAAGGTTTGGCCTGTGGTACACCCTAAGGAATCTACCTGCACACTTAGTAGTAGGAATTTTAGCAACGTTGGCGCATACAATTTCTCTGCAATCAACATACAAATGCCAACTGTATTTCGGGGGCACTTGCAgtgaaaagcccccccccccaccaatgaAGTTAATGATTCAATTTCCCCATATAACAGCATCAAGCAGATTAAAATGGTGCCCAGCATCATGACCCCTTTAACGGCTCTTAGGACCTCCtattgatacaggaattttgggttccttgtCCACCAATACACCAGTAATTTGgggtgtgtcccccccccccgacctttGTCCTATGAGTTCAAAGAGTGGAATCCATGGACCAGAGGCTAGGCGTCAGAAAGGGTTTAGTATAGTTTCCAGCTGCAGGCGGACTAAGAGAAGGCGTGGAGGTGGAGCTAAGCCTAGGATATGAGAGCTGGCAGTAAACGAGCCGTTGCGCCCTGACGCACGAGGGTTAGAGAAACCCACCTTGAGTCTCAGTTCCGTGGTTTTTGTGGAGTACTTGCGGAGGTCCAGGGCAGTTCTCTACTGTGGACAAAGAGCGGATTTGACAGCTTGGCCAGTCGTCCTAGGTAAgggtcagagtttctgtcctctagcaAGGCTGCAAACTTAACCTAgagatctttcctggagggtgcACCATCCAGGTGTCTGCAAGCTTAGCGACACGTCCTGCTTTTAGTCAGGGAATAAAACACCAttacttttggggttctgttacctTGACTGGCCCATTTCTGTCTCTTATCACCATGTTCTTCC from Jaculus jaculus isolate mJacJac1 chromosome 21, mJacJac1.mat.Y.cur, whole genome shotgun sequence encodes:
- the Ccdc105 gene encoding coiled-coil domain-containing protein 105, giving the protein MPVMLSQAERPPATRVGAAAWREAAQAASRRAHQLTERCGREAVTMWQPKDSTLDPHLAPHLGRAAYVQPWRFRVEMLRSGGTVEKPPPGEGVTLWRSKMKPPAWHARLPLPLHRDARAQRTAELVYAHARGARLTAARLGRAQSQINAQLRLLLRQRQATDRRLAQVRKGLLVNRQSVKLRGYRPKCEKIPDKADSMLTWEKDELKAMKRKMEEDMEKSEALLKALAACRDSLGFYCQERLQAVELMNQPLDKVLEQAGRHSWVDISRPPTPRTQGQKTPPTDPIGIYTPECAAVLSEAKQLLMESKDTLAEMAKNELDIREQQQQISDRVCSTLSQKMRETLELKERLNMTLGLMRGTIHQCTKFNQEMYVTRGLIKGPLLASHLEAREKLNRPLVRMYQKHVGTQLPEAALLAQDTKKLHSHNWHMENNLKELRAMRDDLAWSLKCKKIGHDVDHDVVRLRRRQQHPHVCYEQARGLVSDWDPRTPPRSQACAAPK